A section of the Rossellomorea marisflavi genome encodes:
- a CDS encoding class I SAM-dependent methyltransferase: MTEYRGSTVYDNEAFFDQYTKRRGRRDSPNNAIEGPVMVELLGEYEDARILDLGSGDGAFGTALLEGGGGSYTGVDGSSQMVEAARASLAGHPKATVLHETLETYAFPEASFDLVTSRFVLHYIEDIESIFRSIHSTLTPGGRFIFSLQHPLTTSSFASKENGERRGSWIVDDYFRTGERKEPWIDQTVVKYHRTTEQYFTALTEAGFRVDTLREGHPQREHFSSDEEYERRLRIPVVLLFSCEK, translated from the coding sequence ATGACCGAATACAGAGGTTCGACCGTTTATGATAATGAAGCGTTTTTTGATCAGTACACAAAGCGAAGGGGCAGGCGAGACAGTCCAAATAATGCCATCGAAGGACCGGTGATGGTGGAGCTGCTGGGGGAGTATGAGGATGCCCGGATCCTGGACCTCGGCTCCGGTGACGGGGCGTTCGGGACGGCACTCCTTGAAGGCGGAGGAGGCTCCTATACCGGGGTGGACGGATCGAGCCAGATGGTGGAGGCGGCAAGGGCATCTCTTGCCGGTCACCCCAAAGCGACTGTCCTTCATGAAACCCTTGAGACCTATGCATTCCCTGAAGCAAGCTTTGACCTGGTCACTTCCCGTTTTGTCCTTCACTACATAGAAGACATCGAGAGCATCTTCAGGAGCATCCACTCGACGCTGACACCCGGCGGGCGCTTCATTTTCAGCCTTCAGCATCCCCTCACCACGTCCTCTTTCGCCAGCAAGGAGAACGGAGAACGTCGCGGAAGCTGGATCGTGGATGATTATTTCCGTACAGGGGAACGGAAGGAACCTTGGATCGATCAGACCGTGGTGAAATATCACCGCACGACCGAGCAGTATTTCACAGCGCTGACCGAAGCAGGCTTCCGCGTGGATACCCTCCGGGAAGGCCATCCTCAGCGGGAGCATTTCTCGAGTGATGAGGAGTATGAGCGGCGCCTGCGAATTCCTGTCGTGTTGCTATTCTCGTGTGAAAAATAA
- a CDS encoding OsmC family protein, translating to MKYTINKDSVTTDTTFGNLSVSTNEEEGYRPFQLFIASLAGCSGTLLRTILTKKRMDVAHMELEADYVRNPDRANRIEEIHFTALVKTGNTLTKKQAERISQLVLTNCGMIQSVISSIEITFKIQMVDE from the coding sequence ATGAAGTACACCATTAATAAAGACTCTGTCACAACCGATACCACCTTCGGGAATCTTTCCGTATCGACCAATGAAGAGGAAGGATATCGCCCGTTTCAATTATTCATCGCTTCCCTTGCTGGATGCAGCGGGACATTGCTTCGCACCATCTTAACGAAAAAGCGGATGGATGTTGCTCACATGGAACTCGAAGCAGACTACGTGAGAAATCCTGATAGAGCGAACCGAATTGAGGAAATCCATTTCACTGCACTTGTTAAAACTGGAAATACCCTGACGAAAAAGCAGGCAGAGCGCATCTCACAGCTCGTTCTGACTAACTGCGGCATGATTCAATCGGTCATATCCTCCATTGAGATTACGTTCAAGATCCAAATGGTGGATGAATAA
- a CDS encoding SDR family NAD(P)-dependent oxidoreductase, translating into MEFKDKVVLITGAAGGIGLAAAKKYAEQGAKLSLVDLSQEALEKAAGEIDAEKLLLGADVTKEEEVENYVRQTKERFGRIDVFINNAGINGDFKNIVDQTVENLDKVFSVNVVGAFLGLKHVLKVMIDQKSGSVVNTASNGGLLGAPGMSLYVASKHALLGINKSAALEVADYGIRVNAVAPSGVDTAMMRSIETNAAKGHEEEARKGFEASVPMNRYATAEEIADLMLFLSSDRASFITGSYYRIDGGQGATSV; encoded by the coding sequence ATGGAATTCAAAGACAAGGTTGTATTGATCACAGGTGCTGCAGGAGGAATTGGGTTGGCTGCTGCAAAAAAATACGCGGAGCAAGGAGCCAAGCTTTCTCTGGTTGATTTGTCTCAGGAAGCCCTTGAAAAAGCGGCTGGTGAAATCGATGCAGAGAAATTACTGCTGGGGGCCGATGTAACGAAGGAAGAAGAAGTGGAAAACTACGTACGCCAGACAAAAGAACGATTCGGTCGGATTGACGTGTTCATCAATAATGCAGGCATCAATGGCGACTTCAAGAACATCGTGGATCAAACCGTCGAGAATTTGGATAAAGTCTTTTCTGTCAATGTTGTAGGCGCTTTCCTCGGATTGAAACATGTGCTGAAAGTCATGATTGATCAAAAAAGCGGTTCCGTTGTGAACACAGCATCCAATGGAGGACTGTTAGGCGCTCCAGGCATGAGCTTGTATGTTGCCTCCAAACACGCTCTCCTTGGAATCAATAAGTCTGCTGCTCTAGAAGTCGCCGATTATGGAATCCGGGTCAACGCTGTGGCACCATCAGGCGTAGATACAGCCATGATGCGCTCCATTGAAACAAATGCAGCGAAAGGCCACGAAGAAGAAGCACGTAAAGGATTCGAAGCAAGCGTGCCGATGAACCGCTATGCAACAGCGGAGGAAATTGCCGATCTTATGCTCTTCCTCTCCTCCGACCGCGCCTCCTTTATCACAGGATCCTACTACCGCATTGACGGTGGGCAGGGTGCGACATCTGTATAA
- a CDS encoding ROK family transcriptional regulator: MKQSWNQSSMKHENKRLVLQQIIADEPISRADLAKRCGLNKATVSSLVAELMDDSLVKEAGIGESSGGRRPVLLYFSREAGYALGLNVEAATVEAALTDLKGTIISQETFPAGDTAYESTLRTMEEALDWAQKVVPASPHGIIGVGVAVPGMIDRSGTVLNAPNLQWRDRPLKHDLEDRLKLPVLIENEANAGAYREYQTRPDADESLVYISIGTGIGAGIVLNGSLYRGQSGYAGEIGHMTLDFQGPRCTCGNSGCLELYASEPALAEKAMGAGLENCKDFDSLVNSAANGHELALSLFTEAGRALGSGVVSAIHAYDTKHIIIASRGGEWMKNAVRDTVRAKALPHYRDDLDLVFLDTRLPVASLGVSGLMVDEFLKGRKGFEKAKE, encoded by the coding sequence ATGAAGCAATCGTGGAATCAAAGCAGTATGAAACATGAAAACAAACGACTCGTCCTGCAGCAGATCATCGCAGACGAACCGATCTCGCGTGCGGATCTCGCCAAGCGGTGCGGTCTCAATAAAGCCACCGTCTCTTCCCTTGTGGCGGAGCTCATGGACGACTCCCTTGTAAAGGAAGCCGGCATCGGCGAATCGAGTGGCGGTCGCCGTCCCGTCCTGCTCTATTTCTCCCGAGAAGCCGGGTATGCCCTTGGACTGAATGTGGAAGCGGCAACGGTGGAGGCCGCGCTTACCGATCTGAAGGGGACAATCATTTCCCAAGAAACGTTCCCGGCTGGTGATACGGCTTATGAATCCACACTCCGCACCATGGAGGAAGCGCTGGATTGGGCACAGAAGGTGGTACCCGCTTCTCCCCATGGCATCATCGGCGTCGGCGTCGCCGTTCCCGGCATGATTGATCGCTCGGGCACCGTGTTGAACGCCCCTAACCTGCAGTGGCGTGATCGCCCATTAAAGCACGATTTGGAAGATAGGCTGAAGCTGCCCGTGTTGATCGAAAATGAAGCCAATGCAGGCGCCTACCGGGAATATCAGACACGGCCAGACGCCGATGAAAGCCTCGTTTATATCAGCATCGGAACCGGGATCGGCGCTGGGATCGTGCTCAACGGATCGCTCTACAGGGGACAAAGCGGCTATGCGGGTGAAATCGGGCATATGACCCTCGACTTCCAGGGACCACGCTGCACGTGTGGCAACAGTGGATGCCTGGAACTGTACGCATCGGAACCTGCACTCGCGGAAAAGGCCATGGGAGCCGGCCTGGAGAATTGTAAGGATTTCGACTCCTTGGTGAACAGTGCAGCGAATGGCCATGAACTGGCCCTCTCACTCTTCACGGAAGCCGGCCGCGCACTCGGGAGCGGGGTCGTCAGCGCGATTCACGCATACGATACGAAGCATATCATCATCGCCAGCCGTGGTGGTGAGTGGATGAAAAACGCGGTACGCGATACCGTGAGAGCAAAAGCCCTCCCCCATTACCGGGACGATCTTGATCTTGTCTTTCTCGATACCCGGCTCCCTGTCGCTTCTCTAGGGGTATCAGGGTTGATGGTGGATGAATTCCTGAAGGGACGGAAGGGTTTTGAAAAGGCTAAGGAATAA
- the xylA gene encoding xylose isomerase: MPEFKEIPVIRYEGADSDSPFAFKQYNPEEIIAGKSMKDHLRFSAAYWHTFNADGSDPFGAGTMRRSWDALGGLDRAKARVESAFEFYDRLGFQYFAFHDVDIAPEGASLSETNRNLDVIVAMIKEYMESSGVKLLWNTVNAFTHPRYVHGAATSCSADVFAYAAASVKKGLEVGKELGAENYVFWGGREGYETLLNTDLKLEQDHLAAFLQMAVDYAGEIGFDAQFLIEPKPMEPTKHQYDYDVATSLSFLQQYGLAEHFKFNIEANHATLAGHTFEHELRVARIRGMLGSVDANQGDPLIGWDTDEFPTDLYATTLAMYEILQNGGLGRGGLNFDAKVRRASFESEDLIHAHIAGMDAFAVGVKAAAKLMEDGVLEKNIGERYESFTSGIGLEIHEGRTDFKKLESYALGLKEIRNRSGRQERLKAIVNQAILGVR, translated from the coding sequence ATGCCCGAGTTCAAAGAGATTCCCGTCATCCGCTATGAAGGAGCCGATTCTGATAGCCCGTTTGCATTCAAGCAGTATAATCCTGAAGAAATCATCGCAGGAAAGTCCATGAAGGATCATTTGCGTTTCTCCGCTGCCTACTGGCATACGTTCAACGCAGATGGATCGGATCCGTTCGGTGCGGGGACGATGAGGCGCTCATGGGATGCCCTTGGCGGATTGGATCGTGCAAAAGCGCGGGTGGAGTCTGCGTTTGAATTTTATGATCGGCTTGGCTTTCAGTATTTCGCTTTCCATGATGTGGACATCGCCCCGGAAGGAGCAAGTCTTTCGGAAACGAACCGGAATCTGGATGTGATCGTCGCCATGATCAAGGAGTACATGGAGTCGAGCGGCGTGAAGCTTCTGTGGAATACGGTTAATGCCTTTACACATCCGCGCTATGTGCACGGGGCTGCCACAAGCTGTTCTGCCGATGTATTCGCGTATGCGGCGGCGAGCGTGAAGAAGGGTCTTGAGGTCGGGAAAGAGCTTGGAGCGGAGAATTATGTGTTCTGGGGTGGCCGCGAAGGCTATGAAACGCTCCTCAATACGGATCTGAAACTGGAGCAGGATCATTTGGCCGCGTTCCTGCAGATGGCGGTGGACTATGCAGGGGAGATCGGTTTCGATGCCCAGTTCCTCATCGAGCCGAAGCCAATGGAGCCGACAAAGCACCAGTATGATTACGACGTGGCTACTAGTCTATCATTCTTGCAGCAATACGGTCTGGCAGAGCACTTTAAATTCAATATCGAGGCCAATCACGCGACCCTTGCCGGTCATACATTCGAGCATGAACTCAGGGTGGCAAGGATCCGGGGTATGCTCGGATCTGTCGATGCCAACCAGGGCGATCCCCTCATCGGCTGGGACACGGACGAATTCCCCACCGACCTGTATGCCACCACTCTTGCCATGTATGAAATCCTTCAGAACGGCGGACTGGGAAGGGGCGGGTTGAACTTCGATGCGAAGGTGAGGCGTGCCTCCTTCGAGTCGGAGGATCTCATCCATGCCCATATCGCCGGGATGGACGCCTTTGCCGTCGGAGTGAAAGCGGCGGCGAAGCTCATGGAGGACGGCGTGCTGGAGAAAAACATCGGGGAGCGCTACGAGAGTTTCACCTCCGGCATCGGCCTTGAGATCCATGAAGGGCGGACGGATTTCAAGAAGCTGGAGTCATATGCCCTCGGCCTGAAGGAGATCCGAAATCGTTCAGGCAGGCAGGAGCGCCTGAAGGCCATCGTCAATCAGGCCATTTTGGGGGTGCGTTGA
- the xylB gene encoding xylulokinase: protein MEYVIGVDLGTSAVKCLLVDRAGNVVKEAERSFSVMRPAPGYSEQDPDDWVRGTVQALKELATVEGDVKGISFSGQMHGLVLLDGKGDVARPAILWNDTRTTNQCRFIEGTAGLHELLRVVKNRPLEGFTLPKLLWVKENEPQLFEHASVFMLPKDYVRYRLTGEIATDPSDAAGTLLLESRMGEWSKNLLDLFGIPVALCPPILPSDEKAGNLNAETAAETGLIEGTPVFTGGADNACGAIGAGILMPGDTMCSIGTSGVIVSYEEDADVDYEGALHHFHHAVPGGYYAMGVTLSAGHGLSWFRDTFAAGESFDHLLQEAATVPPGANGLLFTPYLSGERTPHADALIRGSFIGMDASQTRGDFVKAVMEGITFSLKESVEILRSKGKTIDTIVSIGGGAKSDAWLQLQADIFGAEVVSLVTEQGPGLGAGILAATGSGWFSSIEEAAETFIRYGKRYSPFAEAAATYEKVYTIYKQVYPNTRLINEQLYPFRKGGKET, encoded by the coding sequence ATGGAATATGTGATCGGAGTGGATCTCGGAACGAGTGCGGTGAAATGCCTCCTCGTCGATCGTGCCGGGAACGTGGTGAAGGAAGCCGAGCGGTCATTTTCCGTCATGCGCCCGGCGCCCGGCTACAGCGAGCAGGATCCCGATGACTGGGTCAGGGGGACTGTGCAGGCACTGAAGGAGCTCGCTACAGTAGAAGGAGACGTGAAAGGCATTTCATTCTCCGGACAGATGCACGGCCTCGTCCTTCTTGATGGAAAGGGGGACGTGGCCAGGCCGGCAATCCTGTGGAATGATACAAGGACGACGAATCAGTGCCGCTTCATTGAAGGGACGGCCGGTCTCCATGAGCTTCTGCGTGTTGTGAAAAACCGTCCCCTTGAGGGATTCACCCTTCCAAAGCTTCTGTGGGTAAAGGAGAATGAACCGCAACTCTTTGAGCATGCGTCTGTTTTCATGCTGCCGAAGGACTATGTCCGCTACCGCCTGACCGGGGAGATCGCCACGGATCCGTCCGATGCAGCGGGAACGCTTCTTCTGGAAAGCAGAATGGGCGAGTGGAGCAAGAATCTTCTCGATCTCTTCGGTATCCCAGTAGCACTGTGCCCGCCGATCCTTCCGTCTGACGAAAAGGCAGGGAACTTGAATGCGGAAACCGCTGCGGAGACAGGTTTGATCGAAGGAACACCGGTCTTCACGGGCGGCGCAGACAATGCGTGCGGAGCGATCGGGGCCGGCATCCTTATGCCGGGAGATACGATGTGCAGCATCGGGACCTCCGGTGTCATCGTGAGCTACGAGGAGGATGCCGACGTCGACTACGAAGGGGCGCTCCATCATTTTCACCATGCCGTCCCGGGGGGCTATTATGCCATGGGCGTCACCTTATCTGCAGGGCACGGCCTGAGCTGGTTCCGTGATACATTCGCTGCCGGTGAATCATTCGACCATCTTCTACAGGAGGCGGCCACTGTACCTCCCGGAGCCAACGGGCTGCTGTTCACCCCGTACTTATCAGGCGAACGCACGCCCCATGCCGATGCCCTCATCAGGGGCAGCTTCATCGGAATGGATGCTTCTCAAACGAGAGGGGACTTCGTGAAGGCGGTGATGGAGGGGATCACATTTTCCCTGAAAGAATCCGTCGAGATCCTGCGGTCAAAAGGGAAGACCATCGACACGATCGTGAGCATCGGCGGAGGAGCGAAAAGCGACGCCTGGCTCCAGCTCCAGGCCGATATCTTCGGCGCCGAGGTGGTGAGCCTTGTCACCGAGCAGGGACCGGGTCTCGGGGCAGGGATCCTCGCGGCAACAGGTTCTGGATGGTTTTCTTCTATAGAAGAGGCGGCAGAAACCTTCATCCGATACGGAAAACGGTATAGTCCCTTCGCAGAAGCCGCAGCCACTTATGAAAAGGTGTATACCATTTACAAACAAGTGTATCCTAACACCCGACTCATCAACGAACAGCTTTACCCATTCCGGAAAGGAGGAAAAGAAACATGA
- a CDS encoding NAD-dependent epimerase/dehydratase family protein, with protein MRKVVMVGGAGTVGKVLHDGLSDRFEMVILDQEVPEWVENGVKVDATDEAELKKSIPEDTDILINLLTVSGEKDLQDTDEFMKMTRVHFISSFYLMRAAMELGIPKVIFASSNHTTDAYEEGGDSLLGREITVEEKPRSKGLYGVLKYASEQISEIISREEPGGPAVFNIRIGSVHADEEKDVQEDPRLMKTLLSHEDLIGLFEKAMESSRAGGTYYGVSDNPGKPWSIDNARSELGYEPKRNAEQVVRREGGQ; from the coding sequence ATGAGAAAAGTCGTGATGGTGGGAGGAGCCGGTACGGTCGGAAAGGTCCTCCACGATGGTTTGAGTGATCGGTTTGAAATGGTCATCCTGGATCAGGAGGTTCCCGAGTGGGTAGAAAATGGTGTGAAGGTCGACGCCACGGACGAAGCGGAGCTGAAGAAGAGCATTCCGGAAGACACGGATATCCTCATCAACCTTCTCACTGTGAGCGGAGAGAAGGACCTCCAGGACACGGATGAGTTCATGAAGATGACCCGCGTCCACTTCATCTCAAGCTTTTACCTGATGAGGGCCGCCATGGAGCTCGGGATTCCGAAGGTGATTTTTGCGAGCAGCAATCATACGACGGATGCGTATGAGGAAGGTGGGGACTCCCTCCTTGGCCGTGAAATCACCGTTGAAGAAAAGCCGCGATCCAAGGGGCTTTATGGGGTGCTGAAGTACGCGTCCGAGCAGATCAGTGAGATCATTTCCCGGGAAGAACCCGGAGGACCGGCCGTGTTCAATATCCGCATAGGAAGCGTCCATGCTGACGAGGAGAAGGATGTGCAGGAGGATCCACGTCTCATGAAGACGCTTCTTTCACACGAGGATCTGATCGGGCTTTTTGAGAAGGCGATGGAATCATCACGGGCCGGGGGCACCTACTACGGCGTGTCGGATAACCCTGGGAAACCCTGGTCCATCGACAATGCCAGGAGCGAGCTCGGCTATGAGCCGAAGCGGAATGCCGAACAGGTGGTACGGAGGGAAGGGGGGCAGTAG
- a CDS encoding helix-turn-helix transcriptional regulator, producing MFKKSRVFYRLFVPFFLLGVGLVLGFCIFIYTTTYNSVEESFLKDKRDYTLQVLHNVEQKVRTIEYGFTAYSSTSSFEETFKTPFYESEFDRYQDIRKEMSYIEMLGIEGSAYNLISLDQKWGIINGSLKTLTEQELDGFKEKYVEGKTQSLFWRPDEEQIEMIMTLPIYRSEKFAMGTASIPKRSIDQIVGDKEQYVEIYNKQDELLYSNQEKDSSLTSGEFKRLKEKAANGMTMMRAKDGRTYVYALSDYNQWLYMVEVNQGEIGTIIRNTAIGLVITSLLLILLVGFISYRLAESYSKPIRKIQEKLALPRVPSKENELSLLAASIEQVVDQNELLTEDLTRQQPQLETLFVLSLFRNRLSEKEVQNRLEQFGYDVNQKVFYTAVIQMDTDFEEQGVERDLFRLAINQVVAECIPESERFIPIVLNDEMQATILVFPESEEEPERKIAQYYESIQQAVKENLHVTLSAGISAPYDAIVKSKEAVDLAKESLYYRVNVGAESIIFFSDISQMVNDATLSKFPLDLHNQLLGAVRSGEEDEAVSHMDNLIADIFKTNKNPVSIGVTLTRIINDLVQLGQLLGADFAIFDRIKPLYEEAMNAYSPDRIRKRLTEDLLKPVIRSTHDKKEQSIKSLSQKIVYIVETEFDQDLSLDQIADRLHYNPNYLSNVFKKEYGESFGDYLMNYRLQKAQRWLVETEWTVKEIAEKLQYRNSQNFIRFFKKRLDMTPGDYRKKHRH from the coding sequence ATGTTCAAGAAATCGAGAGTCTTTTATCGCCTATTCGTCCCGTTCTTCCTTTTAGGAGTGGGGCTTGTCTTGGGCTTCTGTATTTTCATTTATACAACCACCTACAATTCGGTGGAGGAATCATTCCTGAAGGACAAGCGTGATTATACGCTGCAGGTCCTGCATAATGTGGAGCAAAAGGTGAGAACCATCGAGTACGGTTTCACCGCCTACAGCTCGACGTCGAGCTTTGAGGAAACGTTCAAAACGCCCTTTTATGAATCGGAATTCGATCGCTATCAGGACATCCGGAAGGAAATGAGCTACATCGAAATGCTCGGAATCGAGGGGAGTGCGTACAATCTCATCAGCCTCGATCAGAAATGGGGCATCATCAACGGATCGTTGAAAACGCTTACGGAGCAAGAACTAGACGGCTTCAAGGAGAAGTATGTAGAAGGCAAGACCCAAAGCCTTTTCTGGCGTCCCGACGAGGAACAGATCGAGATGATCATGACGCTTCCCATTTACCGGAGTGAGAAGTTCGCCATGGGGACGGCGAGCATCCCGAAGCGGAGCATCGATCAGATTGTCGGTGATAAAGAGCAATACGTGGAAATCTACAATAAGCAGGATGAGCTCCTCTATTCCAATCAGGAAAAGGATAGCAGCCTCACGAGCGGAGAGTTCAAACGTCTCAAAGAAAAAGCCGCCAACGGCATGACCATGATGCGGGCCAAGGACGGGCGCACCTATGTGTATGCCCTGTCCGACTACAACCAGTGGCTCTACATGGTGGAAGTGAACCAGGGGGAAATCGGCACGATCATCCGCAATACGGCGATCGGGCTTGTGATCACTTCACTCCTCCTCATCCTCTTGGTCGGCTTCATCTCGTACCGCCTGGCAGAGTCCTACTCAAAGCCGATCAGGAAAATTCAGGAAAAACTCGCCCTTCCCCGGGTTCCATCGAAGGAAAACGAGCTTTCCCTCCTGGCCGCTTCCATTGAGCAGGTGGTGGATCAAAATGAGCTTCTCACTGAAGATCTCACCAGGCAACAGCCGCAGCTCGAGACCCTGTTCGTCCTTAGTCTGTTCCGGAACCGCCTGTCGGAGAAAGAAGTGCAGAACCGCCTGGAACAATTCGGCTATGATGTGAATCAGAAGGTCTTCTACACAGCGGTGATCCAGATGGACACAGATTTTGAAGAGCAGGGAGTGGAACGGGATCTCTTCCGCCTGGCCATCAATCAGGTGGTGGCAGAGTGCATCCCGGAATCGGAGCGCTTCATCCCCATCGTCCTGAATGATGAGATGCAGGCGACGATCCTCGTGTTCCCGGAATCGGAAGAAGAACCGGAGCGGAAGATCGCCCAGTACTACGAAAGCATCCAGCAGGCGGTGAAGGAAAACCTCCATGTCACCTTGAGCGCCGGAATCAGCGCCCCTTATGACGCTATCGTCAAGAGCAAGGAGGCCGTGGACCTTGCGAAAGAATCCCTGTATTATCGCGTGAACGTCGGGGCTGAATCCATCATCTTCTTCTCGGATATCTCGCAGATGGTCAATGATGCCACGCTTTCGAAGTTTCCACTGGATCTCCACAACCAGCTCCTCGGGGCGGTGCGATCGGGAGAGGAAGACGAAGCCGTGTCCCATATGGACAACCTGATCGCGGACATCTTCAAAACGAATAAAAATCCTGTCAGCATCGGTGTGACCCTGACCCGCATCATCAACGATCTCGTCCAGCTCGGGCAGCTCCTCGGGGCGGACTTCGCCATCTTCGACCGGATCAAGCCCCTTTACGAAGAGGCCATGAATGCCTACAGTCCGGACAGGATCAGGAAGCGGCTGACGGAGGATCTCCTGAAGCCGGTGATCCGTTCGACCCATGATAAAAAGGAGCAGTCCATCAAGTCCCTTTCCCAGAAGATCGTCTACATCGTGGAAACGGAGTTTGATCAGGATCTCTCCCTCGATCAGATCGCGGACCGGCTCCATTACAACCCGAATTACCTCAGCAATGTGTTTAAGAAGGAGTACGGCGAGAGCTTTGGTGATTACCTCATGAACTACCGTCTCCAGAAGGCCCAGAGGTGGCTCGTGGAAACGGAGTGGACGGTGAAGGAGATCGCCGAGAAACTTCAGTACCGCAATTCCCAGAACTTCATCCGCTTCTTCAAGAAGCGCCTCGATATGACCCCGGGCGATTACCGGAAGAAACATCGGCATTGA
- a CDS encoding carbohydrate ABC transporter permease, with protein sequence MKEPKWKRRSKSGVAFSIVNNTLLVLVALACFIPFVNVIASSFASTQEVIERKFILFPKTFSLDAYHYILSTPTLFKSLVVSIGVTGIGTLVSMVLTALMAYGLSRRYLFGRGFINFLVVFSMLFSGGMIPTFLVVKSFGLIDSYWSLILPVAINAFNLIIMRNFFQALPDSLEESAKMDGCTDFGVFMRIMLPLAMPSIATISLFYAVTYWNTYMTAILYINDSSKWPIQVLLRQIVIVSSGMQAEGSSVDVVPPAQTIKMAVIVIATVPMLVAYPFVQKYFVKGALVGSVKG encoded by the coding sequence ATGAAAGAGCCTAAATGGAAGCGGCGTTCAAAAAGCGGGGTTGCTTTCTCCATCGTGAACAACACGCTGCTTGTTCTCGTCGCACTTGCTTGCTTCATTCCGTTCGTGAACGTCATCGCCAGTTCATTCGCATCGACACAAGAAGTGATCGAAAGGAAATTCATCTTATTCCCGAAAACCTTTTCACTCGATGCCTACCATTACATACTGTCCACCCCCACCCTCTTCAAATCACTTGTCGTATCGATCGGGGTGACGGGGATCGGGACCCTGGTCAGCATGGTCCTCACAGCCCTCATGGCATATGGGCTGTCGAGACGCTACTTGTTCGGCAGGGGGTTCATCAACTTCCTCGTCGTATTCTCCATGCTTTTCAGCGGCGGGATGATCCCGACGTTCCTGGTGGTGAAAAGCTTCGGACTCATTGATTCCTACTGGTCTCTCATTCTGCCTGTCGCCATCAATGCCTTTAACCTCATCATCATGAGGAACTTCTTCCAAGCGCTTCCCGACAGTCTGGAGGAGTCGGCGAAGATGGATGGATGCACGGATTTCGGTGTGTTCATGCGGATCATGCTGCCGCTTGCCATGCCGTCGATCGCGACGATTTCACTCTTTTATGCCGTCACATACTGGAATACGTATATGACTGCCATCCTCTATATCAATGATTCATCGAAATGGCCGATCCAGGTGCTCCTGCGCCAGATCGTCATCGTCTCAAGTGGGATGCAGGCAGAAGGGTCGTCCGTTGACGTTGTGCCCCCTGCCCAGACGATCAAGATGGCCGTCATCGTGATCGCCACGGTGCCGATGCTGGTTGCCTACCCATTCGTCCAGAAGTACTTTGTCAAAGGGGCCCTTGTCGGTTCCGTGAAGGGATAA
- a CDS encoding ABC transporter permease, protein MILPGILYFVIFKYLPMAGLVIAFQDYQPYLGVLESPWVGMKHFVRLFTEPTFYMLLKNTLILFGLNIFIFFPLPIILSLMLNEVRNRYFKAGIQTLIYIPHFMSWVIIVSISYVFLNVDGGIINELLASLGFNKISFLTSPDWTRTIYIGQVIWKELGWSTIIYLAAITAVDTQLYEAAEMDGAGRLRKTWHVTLPAIRPVIIVLLILKIGSTLDLGFEHVYLLLNSLNRQVAEIFDTYIYTAGLRNGQLSFSTAVGLFKGLVGLVLVILANKLAKKFGEDGVY, encoded by the coding sequence ATGATCCTCCCGGGAATTCTTTATTTCGTCATATTCAAATATCTGCCCATGGCGGGCCTGGTCATTGCGTTCCAAGATTATCAGCCGTATCTCGGAGTCCTGGAGAGTCCGTGGGTCGGGATGAAGCACTTCGTCCGGCTGTTCACCGAGCCGACCTTCTACATGCTATTGAAGAATACGCTCATCCTGTTCGGACTCAATATCTTCATCTTCTTCCCGCTGCCGATCATCCTCTCACTCATGCTCAATGAGGTGAGGAACAGGTACTTCAAGGCGGGGATCCAGACGCTCATCTACATTCCGCACTTTATGTCCTGGGTCATCATCGTATCGATCTCCTATGTGTTCCTGAATGTGGACGGAGGCATCATCAATGAACTCCTGGCATCCCTCGGGTTCAACAAGATCAGCTTCCTGACTTCACCCGACTGGACGCGTACGATCTATATCGGACAGGTGATCTGGAAGGAGCTCGGCTGGTCGACGATCATTTATCTCGCTGCCATCACCGCCGTCGATACCCAACTCTATGAAGCGGCCGAGATGGACGGGGCAGGCAGATTGCGCAAGACGTGGCATGTGACGCTTCCGGCCATCCGCCCGGTCATCATCGTTCTATTAATCTTGAAGATCGGTTCCACCCTCGACCTTGGGTTCGAACACGTGTATCTTCTATTAAACTCCCTGAATCGTCAGGTGGCGGAAATCTTCGATACGTATATCTATACGGCTGGTCTCCGGAACGGTCAGCTCAGCTTCAGTACAGCCGTCGGCCTGTTCAAGGGATTGGTGGGACTCGTTCTCGTGATCCTGGCCAACAAGCTTGCCAAGAAATTCGGCGAAGACGGGGTGTATTAA